The Aquitalea magnusonii region TGGGCCTGGAAGAAGACCACGGTATTTTCAAGAGTGTGTACGGCCACGACCCGGACGGCCTGCTGTTTGAAGTCAACTGGTTCCTGCCGGCTGATGCCATCCGCGACGAGGACCGCGAGATCGGCACCGCCCCGCTGGACTGGGAACGCGAACTGGCGCGTTTTGCCAGCCACTAGGCAGCACACAGGACAGCGGCTTGCTGCCTGCGCGGCCCGCTGTTCTGCCAAACAGGGATTGCGCCGGGATGGCGCTATGCAGCAAGATGGACAGCCCACCTGTTTATGGAGTCTTGCCGCATGATCAGCCATCTCGACCACCTCGTCCTCACCACCGCCCGCCTGGATGACTGCCTGGCCTTTTATTGTGACGGCCTGGGCATGACGCTGGAAAAATTCATTGGCGGCACCCCGCCAGTGGAGCGGCTGGCACTGAAGTTTGGCAGCCAGAAAATCAATATCCACGTGCAGGGCAAGGAGTTCGAACCCAAGGCCGCCCTGCCCACCCCCGGCGCACTGGACCTGTGCTTCATCGCCAGCCAGCCGCTGGACACGGTAATCGCCCGCCTGCAGGAAAAAGGCCTGGCCATCATCGAAGGGCCGGTAGGCCGTACCGGGGCCACCGGCAAAATCCGCTCGGTTTACCTGCGCGACCCGGATCAGAACCTGATCGAGATTTCCGAATACCTCGCCTGAGCAGGCAGGCAAGCTTGTCCGCCGCGGCTGCTGCCCTGCGGCAACACAGCGGCCACCAGCAGCGTGGCCGTGGCGCTGACATCACCACCACCTGCGACAGCAACACCGGCCGCAGCCCCTCAGTCGCGCGGCGAACAGGGGCTGGGCCAGCGGCTCACACCGTGGTGCCAGGCAACTGCGGCTTGCCAAACAAGTAACCTTGCAGCTCGTTCACACCTAGCGCCTGCATTCTCTGCGCCTGCTCCACGGTTTCGATGCCCTCGGCAATCACCCTTATCTTCAGCCGTTGGGCAATGAACACCACGGCCTCGATGATGGCGGTGTTTTTTTCATCCGCCGACTGGATGAAGGCCTTGTCGATCTTGATGGCATCAATCGGCAATTGGCAGATGCGGGAAAAAGAGGAATAACCGGTGCCAAAGTCATCGATATGGATTTCCACCCCCAACTGCTTGATGCGGAACAGCACCTGCTTGACCATATCGATCTCGTTTTCATGAAACACGCTCTCGGTCAGCTCGATGATGAGGTTTTCAGCAGCAAAGCCCTGGCTGGTGGCCAGCAACAGCTTGTCGGCAAAGTCATCCTGCAGTAGCTGATGCAGCGACACATTCACCGCCACCTTGACCCGGCCATCCGCGGCACGGGGCAACAGTGCGGCAGCGGCAGCAATCGCCTGGCCGATGACCCAGTCTCCCAACTCGACAATGCTGCCGCTCTCTTCGGCAACCGGAATGAACTCTGCCGGCGAAATCGGCCCCAGCTCCGGGTGCGTCCAGCGCAGCAGCACTTCAAAAGAGGCCAACTGGTGATCGGCGGCAGAGACAATGGGCTGGCAGACAATGAACAACTGCCGGTTGGCAATGGCCATGCGCAAGTCCTGCGCCAGAGTGGATTTGCGCGTCAATTGGGCGCGGATGCCGGGATTGAAAAACACCACG contains the following coding sequences:
- a CDS encoding VOC family protein gives rise to the protein MISHLDHLVLTTARLDDCLAFYCDGLGMTLEKFIGGTPPVERLALKFGSQKINIHVQGKEFEPKAALPTPGALDLCFIASQPLDTVIARLQEKGLAIIEGPVGRTGATGKIRSVYLRDPDQNLIEISEYLA